A region from the Silene latifolia isolate original U9 population chromosome 7, ASM4854445v1, whole genome shotgun sequence genome encodes:
- the LOC141592542 gene encoding uncharacterized protein LOC141592542 isoform X2, whose product MEDTQAIACSSSHIEDSSAIGHGDGDTSLPTDISHADGSSEEAWFDDNCDNDLELHNEWKLRRDKFYTDGYREGIIEGQKDSAQEGFNLGFKDSVMVGYKWGIVRGVTSALAHLPDEVKKKLVEEEEVRKEFLNLHDQVDAIATDDALKLYYDKIKREKSGEQSNSVDSDPSRTQQSDCVGLETYVGKLELLLQKMPLD is encoded by the exons ATGGAGGATACTCAAGCTATCGCATGTTCATCTTCACATATAGAAGACAGTTCTGCAATTGGTCATGGAGATGGAGATACATCTTTACCTACAGATA TATCACATGCTGATGGCTCATCAGAAGAGGCTTGGTTTGATGACAACTGCGATAATGACCTTGAGCTACATAATGAATGGAAGCTACGACGAGACAAGTTCTATACT GATGGATATCGGGAAGGTATAATTGAGGGGCAAAAGGATTCTGCACAAGAGGGCTTTAATCTAGGATTCAAGGATTCCGTGATGGTTGGCTACAAGTGGGGCATTGTTAGGGGGGTCACCAG CGCTTTAGCCCATTTACCAGATGAGGTTAAGAAAAAGCTTGTTGAAGAGGAGGAAGTAAGAAAAGAGTTCCTGAACTTACATGATCAAGTGGATGCCATAGCTACAGATGATGCACTTAAACTCTACTATGATAAAATCAAGAGAGAGAAATCTGGAGAGCAGAGCAATAGTGTCGACTCTGATCCTTCCCGAACTCAACAAAGCGATTGCGTTGGCCTGGAAACATATGTCGGGAAACTTGAGTTACTCTTACAAAAAATGCCGTTGGATTAA
- the LOC141592542 gene encoding uncharacterized protein LOC141592542 isoform X1 has product MEDTQAIACSSSHIEDSSAIGHGDGDTSLPTDTQENLLSCLPVSHADGSSEEAWFDDNCDNDLELHNEWKLRRDKFYTDGYREGIIEGQKDSAQEGFNLGFKDSVMVGYKWGIVRGVTSALAHLPDEVKKKLVEEEEVRKEFLNLHDQVDAIATDDALKLYYDKIKREKSGEQSNSVDSDPSRTQQSDCVGLETYVGKLELLLQKMPLD; this is encoded by the exons ATGGAGGATACTCAAGCTATCGCATGTTCATCTTCACATATAGAAGACAGTTCTGCAATTGGTCATGGAGATGGAGATACATCTTTACCTACAGATA CTCAGGAAAACTTGCTATCTTGCTTGCCAGTATCACATGCTGATGGCTCATCAGAAGAGGCTTGGTTTGATGACAACTGCGATAATGACCTTGAGCTACATAATGAATGGAAGCTACGACGAGACAAGTTCTATACT GATGGATATCGGGAAGGTATAATTGAGGGGCAAAAGGATTCTGCACAAGAGGGCTTTAATCTAGGATTCAAGGATTCCGTGATGGTTGGCTACAAGTGGGGCATTGTTAGGGGGGTCACCAG CGCTTTAGCCCATTTACCAGATGAGGTTAAGAAAAAGCTTGTTGAAGAGGAGGAAGTAAGAAAAGAGTTCCTGAACTTACATGATCAAGTGGATGCCATAGCTACAGATGATGCACTTAAACTCTACTATGATAAAATCAAGAGAGAGAAATCTGGAGAGCAGAGCAATAGTGTCGACTCTGATCCTTCCCGAACTCAACAAAGCGATTGCGTTGGCCTGGAAACATATGTCGGGAAACTTGAGTTACTCTTACAAAAAATGCCGTTGGATTAA
- the LOC141592541 gene encoding dehydration-responsive element-binding protein 2F-like — MENPRKSPWKKGPTRGKGGPQNAACTYRGVRQRTWGKWVAEIREPKKRTRLWLGSFSTAEEAAMAYDEAARRLYGPDTYLNLPHLRCSFNPLNKSQKFKFFPSNNFVSMSPSSTGLLNINVHPNVQVIHQRLQEIKNIGIGRKSETNNIGSKVEIVSKKVDSEGDSRNQRPQIDLFEFLQEIGVLENENEMGAQNGSPSPSRVSDQYLSCSQENEAASRSVVETPLEEDSSEWDELVEIFRSDDVNSKS; from the coding sequence ATGGAAAATCCGAGGAAATCGCCATGGAAAAAGGGTCCAACAAGAGGCAAAGGCGGCCCTCAAAATGCCGCCTGCACCTATCGAGGAGTACGACAGAGGACTTGGGGGAAATGGGTTGCCGAGATCCGTGAACCCAAGAAAAGAACTCGTCTTTGGCTCGGGTCTTTCTCCACTGCTGAAGAAGCTGCCATGGCTTATGATGAAGCTGCCAGAAGACTTTACGGACCCGATACGTATCTGAATCTACCTCATTTAAGGTGCAGCTTCAACCCTCTCAACAAATCCCAAAAGTTCAAGTTTTTTCCTTCAAACAATTTTGTGTCAATGTCGCCATCTTCTACTGGTCTGCTCAACATAAATGTCCACCCTAATGTTCAAGTTATCCATCAAAGGCTCCAAGAAATCAAGAATATCGGCATAGGTAGGAAATCCGAAACTAATAATATCGGTAGCAAAGTCGAGATAGTTTCCAAGAAGGTTGATTCGGAAGGTGATAGCCGTAACCAGAGGCCTCAGATTGATTTGTTtgaatttcttcaggaaattGGTGTGTTAGAGAATGAGAATGAAATGGGAGCTCAAAATGGCAGTCCTAGTCCTAGTAGGGTAAGTGATCAATACTTAAGTTGCAGTCAAGAAAACGAAGCTGCATCGAGGAGCGTAGTCGAAACCCCGCTAGAAGAGGATAGTAGTGAGTGGGATGAACTAGTTGAGATATTTAGAAGTGATGATGTTAATTCAAAGAGTTGA
- the LOC141590523 gene encoding uncharacterized protein LOC141590523: protein MSFTTDVNIVRHYESKIGDIVQQIPLFFIRLKVVLTEETIWNLLNHAPALSLLGNILWEGPDPHLSPITPAEEVTREIIRKKSEELKQLEDEVVEICKRLQKIMVWKTVVDLCTGWGRIFVGPYEDTKLLDIYTDRMMEEAEEEAMQAASSSSEDSCNIGATFY, encoded by the exons ATGTCTTTTACCACTGATGTCAATATAGTTAGGCACTATGAGAGTAAGATTGGGGACATAGTTCAACAAATCCCCCTCTTTTTCATCAGACTGAAGGTAGTTCTTACAGAAGAAACTATTTGGAATCTCCTAAACCATGCTCCGGCATTAAGTCTCTTGGGAAACATTCTATGGGAGGGTCCCGATCCACATCTCTCTCCAATAACTCCGGCCGAGGAGGTTACCAGGG AAATTATTCGGAAGAAAAGTGAAGAGTTAAAACAGCTAGAAGATGAGGTTGTGGAGATATGCAAGCGACTTCAAAAGATTATGGTGTGGAAAACAGTGGTTGATTTGTGCACTGGATGGGGAAGGATCTTTGTCGGTCCATATGAGGATACTAAGCTTCTCGATATATACACCGACCGAATGATGGAGGAGGCTGAGGAAGAAGCGATGCAAGCTGCCTCGTCATCTTCAGAAGACAGTTGTAACATTGGGGCTACATTCTATTAG